The following proteins are encoded in a genomic region of Rhodoferax aquaticus:
- a CDS encoding amino acid ABC transporter permease, whose protein sequence is MHAPVEAQKPYWLAAVLLAFLLFAVLLVKDGRYWLIFTTLLQGIGVTVLVAVLAFALAASLGLLIAMAQLSKHTWLNQPARLYTEVLRGLPTLVILLYVTFAGAPLVIEAYQWLFETAIAQGEMPDWQLRDFSNLARGVIALALAYSAFLAEIFRAGIQCVPREQIEAAKVLGLNRVQTFRLVVWPQALRSILPALGNDFIAIVKDSSLVSVLGVNDITQLGKLHASSSFLTVETYNVVAVLYLMLTISLSLLLRRFEKHLRKAQHAQ, encoded by the coding sequence GTGCACGCACCCGTTGAAGCGCAAAAACCCTATTGGCTGGCAGCGGTGCTGCTGGCCTTTTTGTTGTTTGCCGTACTCTTAGTCAAAGATGGCCGCTACTGGCTCATCTTTACCACGCTGCTGCAAGGCATTGGCGTCACTGTGCTGGTGGCCGTGCTGGCGTTTGCGTTGGCAGCATCGCTTGGGCTGCTGATTGCCATGGCGCAATTGTCCAAACACACGTGGCTCAACCAGCCCGCCCGCCTGTACACCGAAGTGCTGCGGGGTTTGCCCACTTTGGTGATCTTGCTGTATGTCACCTTCGCGGGCGCGCCCCTGGTGATCGAGGCTTACCAGTGGTTGTTTGAAACTGCCATTGCGCAAGGCGAAATGCCCGATTGGCAGCTGCGTGACTTTTCTAACCTCGCCCGTGGCGTGATCGCCTTGGCCTTGGCCTACAGCGCGTTCTTGGCAGAGATTTTCAGGGCTGGCATCCAATGCGTACCGCGCGAGCAAATTGAAGCAGCCAAGGTCTTGGGACTTAACCGCGTGCAAACGTTCCGGCTGGTCGTGTGGCCGCAAGCTTTGCGCAGCATCTTGCCCGCCTTGGGCAACGACTTTATTGCCATCGTTAAGGACTCCTCTTTGGTGTCGGTCTTAGGTGTGAACGACATCACCCAACTCGGTAAGTTGCATGCCTCTAGCTCATTTTTGACGGTAGAAACCTACAACGTGGTCGCGGTGCTATACCTCATGCTGACCATCAGTTTGTCGCTGCTGCTAAGGCGCTTTGAGAAACATTTACGCAAAGCCCAACACGCGCAATAA
- a CDS encoding phage/plasmid primase, P4 family translates to MKFNHSMVSMTNKAKSSPLPDKAEMLRFIKLLHGNKPAWFLKYRKSSAAQLYESDAQQFGTPARWLDTLIDANIKGRNIAVAVNQIQSSKRSNDNVTGINAVFIDIDSGDTTENDLMKLPLQPNIIVTTSYGRLHAYWLVSNCTVQMFKRIQRALAQRFDSDPQVCDPARMMRLPGSINWNHRSPVMAQTLFEVPRAPIAVGKLVRALGLKVEKPVKSAASGMPVAASEVMGKVNCTPQKLLTAAKQAQIKKALSALPPDDRNMWLHAGMAIHSVAPSKQGYALWTAWSKDGTKFDEVVQLKTWKHFKAKGGINIHSLFWLSRRAGAASGFDDMDAAQLFATTYKGMLRFDPQMGLWYAFDGVVWRADKQAPMRAARLLVTDLSEGEGKKDPSVKKLRSHAGMTGMVKLAELESVLHISENQFDQDANLLAVMNGVIDLRTGLFRQAKAHDYLRRRCNVAFDSEARCPEWKRFVAGITCEDYKLAGFLQRSIGYTLFGHTKAQAFFVLEGTGENGKGVFMRTITAMLGDYATELAPNLVTSAYAGAASQANSALMALKGKRLAIATELPESRGFDTAFVKQFAGGDSITTRANYGDTITFKPEAKLWLSTNDMPDIRANDKAMWRRIFPVPFNGNFSGVNRDDDVEEKLLKEHAGILNWALRGARRYHEQGKLVSCTAVDEKKRSMRKESDTLGAWIAEWCVTGKGESLQASMAYTSYCDYTKRLGRHPLTQKAFHIRMESAGYPRRKRSNFNIYLGVDLRAGSTKAG, encoded by the coding sequence ATGAAATTTAATCATTCGATGGTCAGCATGACCAACAAAGCAAAATCATCACCCCTACCAGACAAAGCTGAAATGCTTCGATTCATTAAGCTGCTGCACGGCAACAAGCCTGCGTGGTTCCTGAAGTATCGCAAGAGCAGTGCGGCCCAACTTTACGAGTCTGATGCGCAACAATTTGGCACGCCAGCCCGTTGGCTAGACACGCTAATTGATGCCAACATCAAGGGGCGCAACATAGCAGTAGCCGTCAACCAGATTCAGTCCAGCAAGCGATCCAATGACAACGTCACCGGCATCAACGCTGTTTTCATTGACATTGACAGTGGCGATACCACTGAGAACGACTTGATGAAGCTGCCGCTTCAACCCAACATAATTGTGACGACTTCGTATGGTCGATTGCACGCATATTGGCTTGTGAGCAACTGTACTGTTCAAATGTTTAAGCGTATTCAACGCGCACTAGCCCAACGTTTTGACAGTGATCCTCAGGTGTGCGATCCCGCACGCATGATGCGTTTACCCGGCTCAATCAACTGGAACCACCGCAGCCCGGTAATGGCACAAACACTTTTTGAAGTGCCGCGTGCGCCGATTGCGGTTGGCAAACTGGTGCGTGCTCTGGGCCTGAAAGTGGAGAAACCAGTAAAGTCCGCAGCCTCTGGAATGCCAGTAGCTGCTAGCGAAGTAATGGGTAAAGTCAATTGCACACCCCAAAAGCTTTTGACTGCTGCAAAGCAGGCTCAGATCAAGAAGGCACTTTCCGCCCTACCCCCAGATGATCGCAATATGTGGCTGCATGCAGGTATGGCTATCCACTCGGTAGCCCCCAGCAAGCAGGGTTATGCATTGTGGACTGCATGGTCAAAGGATGGGACAAAGTTCGACGAAGTGGTACAACTAAAGACGTGGAAGCATTTCAAGGCCAAGGGTGGAATCAATATCCATTCTCTGTTCTGGCTTTCACGCCGCGCTGGCGCTGCAAGTGGTTTCGATGACATGGATGCCGCGCAATTGTTTGCAACAACATATAAAGGTATGTTGCGCTTTGACCCGCAAATGGGACTTTGGTATGCCTTCGACGGCGTGGTGTGGCGTGCTGACAAGCAAGCGCCTATGCGTGCGGCTCGTCTCCTGGTCACGGACTTAAGCGAAGGAGAAGGAAAGAAAGACCCATCCGTCAAAAAGCTGCGCAGCCATGCGGGCATGACCGGCATGGTCAAGCTTGCTGAACTTGAGTCGGTGCTACATATTTCTGAAAACCAGTTTGATCAAGACGCAAACCTACTGGCCGTCATGAATGGTGTCATTGACTTGCGTACCGGACTGTTCCGTCAGGCCAAAGCACATGACTATCTGCGTCGCCGTTGCAATGTTGCGTTTGACAGTGAGGCTCGTTGCCCCGAGTGGAAACGCTTTGTGGCGGGAATTACATGTGAGGACTACAAGCTCGCTGGCTTTCTTCAGCGTTCTATCGGATACACCCTGTTCGGTCACACCAAGGCACAGGCGTTCTTCGTGCTTGAAGGAACTGGTGAGAACGGCAAAGGTGTCTTCATGCGCACCATAACGGCAATGCTGGGTGACTATGCAACCGAGCTTGCGCCGAACTTGGTGACCTCAGCCTATGCTGGCGCAGCGAGTCAAGCCAACTCTGCGTTGATGGCGCTCAAGGGCAAGCGTCTTGCCATTGCAACTGAGTTGCCGGAGTCACGCGGGTTCGATACCGCGTTTGTGAAGCAATTTGCAGGCGGAGACAGCATCACGACGCGGGCGAACTATGGCGACACCATCACGTTCAAGCCAGAGGCCAAGCTGTGGCTCTCGACGAACGATATGCCAGACATCCGTGCCAACGATAAGGCCATGTGGCGTCGCATCTTTCCGGTTCCGTTCAACGGCAATTTTTCCGGGGTGAATCGTGACGATGATGTCGAGGAGAAATTACTCAAAGAGCACGCGGGCATATTGAATTGGGCTTTGCGCGGCGCACGCCGTTACCACGAACAGGGAAAGCTAGTGTCGTGTACGGCGGTTGATGAAAAGAAACGCAGCATGCGCAAGGAGTCCGACACATTGGGCGCGTGGATTGCAGAATGGTGCGTCACTGGCAAAGGCGAGTCGCTGCAAGCCAGCATGGCGTACACCAGCTACTGTGACTATACGAAACGCCTTGGTCGTCACCCTCTGACGCAGAAGGCTTTCCACATCCGCATGGAGTCGGCTGGCTACCCGCGTCGCAAGCGCAGCAATTTCAACATCTACTTGGGTGTGGACTTGCGTGCAGGATCTACAAAGGCAGGCTAA
- a CDS encoding helix-turn-helix transcriptional regulator has translation MSTVQSKKPAAQSALEKHPKYLYLGLNESGRIRLKLEGKTLLINGAVYASTAPAPGHTKVVLVPVNSTPGYKRASEHKKYLVHTETGETFRVIGTVEKTLTSSAPIQKKSVRTILGSAANAPVNSPRAPAPPSKLALPATVPSAAIPAQSKPIDAKKQAKLARLQKEFQRVNAQRASGIDPAVRIAFAAHYLGESESNLYRRRADGQFPKPIQRGKGAFWLMSDLDAFKAGTWKEST, from the coding sequence ATGAGTACCGTTCAGTCAAAAAAGCCTGCCGCACAATCTGCGCTAGAAAAGCACCCAAAATATTTGTATTTGGGGCTGAACGAATCCGGTCGCATCCGCTTAAAACTGGAAGGCAAAACCCTGCTAATTAACGGTGCGGTATATGCCTCCACCGCTCCCGCGCCAGGACATACCAAAGTCGTACTAGTACCAGTCAACTCCACACCAGGCTACAAGCGAGCATCAGAGCACAAGAAATATCTTGTACACACCGAGACAGGCGAGACATTTCGCGTCATAGGGACAGTGGAAAAAACCCTCACATCCTCAGCGCCCATCCAGAAAAAAAGCGTTCGCACCATTCTCGGTAGTGCAGCAAATGCTCCAGTCAACTCGCCCCGTGCGCCAGCGCCTCCATCCAAACTCGCACTTCCAGCAACTGTCCCCTCAGCCGCAATACCAGCACAGTCCAAGCCTATTGATGCAAAAAAGCAAGCCAAACTCGCCCGGCTGCAAAAGGAATTTCAGCGCGTGAATGCACAACGAGCCAGCGGCATCGACCCCGCTGTTCGCATCGCATTTGCCGCCCACTACTTAGGCGAGTCTGAGTCAAACCTATACCGCCGCCGCGCCGACGGACAGTTTCCCAAACCCATCCAACGAGGCAAAGGCGCATTCTGGCTGATGTCCGATCTGGACGCATTCAAGGCAGGTACATGGAAGGAATCCACCTGA
- a CDS encoding carbohydrate ABC transporter permease — MVISFLAPALLLYLGLLVFPSLQAFYISLFKTSGFSDTMQWVGLDNYIALWNDKVFWLSLLNMVLILVVGGACVFGLAFVFTMLLSSGLWGKKLFRALIFMPNVIAVTAITTFWSFVFMPRYGLLTNVLKSVGLDSLASVSWTAPENVFWSMLVGLVWISSGFFTILILAGADKVPTDMFEAARLEGASQLQIFRFITVPMIWDVIVITMVLWCIQAIKIMEFPYAFGGPNISQDVYTPAIYLYIMGFGQRDPVYALGYATAIGVAMFAVTIAAVLAMRACLKREPLEF; from the coding sequence ATGGTTATCTCGTTTCTAGCGCCCGCACTGTTGCTATACCTCGGCTTGCTAGTGTTTCCGTCATTGCAGGCCTTTTACATCAGCTTGTTTAAAACCTCGGGCTTCTCCGACACCATGCAATGGGTGGGGCTGGACAACTACATCGCTCTGTGGAATGACAAAGTGTTTTGGTTGTCTTTACTCAATATGGTGCTGATCTTGGTGGTTGGCGGTGCCTGCGTGTTTGGCTTGGCCTTTGTGTTCACCATGCTCCTTAGCTCTGGGTTGTGGGGCAAAAAACTTTTCCGTGCGCTGATTTTTATGCCCAACGTGATTGCTGTGACAGCGATCACCACCTTCTGGTCTTTTGTGTTCATGCCGCGCTACGGCCTGCTCACCAATGTGCTCAAGAGCGTAGGCCTGGATAGCTTGGCTTCTGTGTCGTGGACCGCTCCAGAGAATGTGTTTTGGTCCATGTTGGTGGGGCTGGTTTGGATTTCCAGTGGCTTCTTCACCATCTTGATTTTGGCTGGGGCCGACAAAGTGCCTACCGACATGTTTGAGGCTGCGCGCCTAGAAGGCGCTAGCCAATTGCAAATCTTTCGCTTTATTACCGTTCCCATGATTTGGGATGTGATTGTGATCACGATGGTCTTGTGGTGCATACAAGCTATCAAGATCATGGAGTTTCCTTACGCTTTTGGCGGGCCCAATATTTCGCAAGACGTGTACACGCCCGCCATCTATCTCTACATCATGGGGTTTGGTCAGCGTGACCCGGTTTACGCCTTGGGCTATGCAACCGCGATTGGGGTTGCTATGTTCGCCGTCACCATTGCGGCGGTGCTCGCCATGCGGGCTTGTCTCAAGCGCGAACCTTTGGAGTTTTAA
- a CDS encoding NYN domain-containing protein, whose translation MLPTQAACAVAGVAVYWDFENLHASLSEAKWGEGSYGKPDGRFKLQDPLIDVQAVVDLAAAYGPIAVHRAYCNWQFFGRYRDALLQAGMDLVQLFPPGASAKNGADIRLCLDVVGDLARFPHIGTVLVVSGDSDFMPLAQSVKATGRTLIGIGARKTTNRHWAHSCHGFSYYEDLMEASANAAQRFADDPAIQRVARALTVLSEMHGQAWVAIAEVVSWLRRQEPSFSPVEQGYPTLAAWLEAVPDVVELHADASGMWVRLR comes from the coding sequence ATGCTGCCTACCCAAGCTGCTTGCGCTGTGGCGGGCGTTGCGGTTTACTGGGATTTTGAAAACCTGCACGCCAGTCTGTCCGAAGCCAAGTGGGGCGAGGGCAGCTACGGCAAGCCTGATGGGCGCTTTAAGCTGCAAGATCCATTGATCGATGTGCAGGCTGTGGTGGATCTGGCGGCAGCCTACGGGCCCATCGCAGTGCACCGGGCCTACTGCAACTGGCAGTTCTTTGGCCGCTACCGCGATGCGCTCTTGCAGGCGGGCATGGATCTGGTGCAGCTGTTTCCCCCTGGGGCCTCAGCCAAAAACGGGGCCGATATTCGCTTGTGCCTGGATGTGGTCGGTGACCTCGCTCGTTTCCCGCATATCGGGACCGTGCTGGTTGTGAGCGGCGACAGCGATTTCATGCCCTTGGCCCAAAGCGTCAAGGCGACCGGGCGCACCCTGATTGGCATTGGTGCTCGCAAAACCACCAACCGCCACTGGGCGCACAGCTGCCATGGTTTCTCGTACTACGAAGACTTGATGGAAGCCAGCGCCAACGCCGCGCAACGCTTTGCCGATGACCCGGCCATCCAGCGTGTGGCCCGTGCGCTGACGGTGCTGAGTGAAATGCACGGGCAAGCTTGGGTGGCCATCGCGGAGGTGGTTTCCTGGTTGCGCCGTCAAGAGCCCAGTTTCTCCCCGGTGGAGCAAGGCTATCCCACCTTGGCGGCTTGGCTAGAGGCGGTGCCGGATGTGGTGGAACTGCATGCCGATGCATCTGGGATGTGGGTCCGTTTGCGCTGA
- a CDS encoding transporter substrate-binding domain-containing protein produces MTSTRRFLLAGAALLCTMAGLSAAHAQALPDLKGRTIVAVTENAYPPLNFKDPKTGESVGWEYDAFNEIAKRLNAKVEWKLTSWDTMIEAVRQGQFDVGMDGITIKADRKKQVDFSDPYMVSEQFMMVRANEKRFDNPKAFKANAKLLVGAQGGTTNFFTAVYEVLDGNEKNPRIKLYDTFGLSMQALKAGDVDMVLTDSASSQGYIKAFPNTYKVVGKPMGHEEFGFIFKPKSNLVAPINAAIKQLKADGTFDKLNQKWFVDYKLNQ; encoded by the coding sequence ATGACCTCCACTCGCCGCTTTCTTTTGGCTGGTGCTGCACTGTTGTGCACCATGGCCGGACTCTCCGCCGCACACGCACAGGCCCTGCCGGACCTCAAAGGTCGCACCATTGTGGCGGTCACCGAGAACGCTTATCCCCCCCTGAATTTCAAAGATCCTAAGACGGGCGAAAGCGTAGGCTGGGAATATGACGCCTTCAACGAGATTGCCAAACGCCTCAACGCCAAGGTGGAGTGGAAACTCACCAGCTGGGACACCATGATTGAAGCGGTGCGCCAAGGCCAGTTCGATGTGGGCATGGATGGCATCACCATCAAAGCCGACCGCAAAAAACAAGTGGACTTCTCCGATCCTTATATGGTGTCTGAGCAATTCATGATGGTGCGCGCCAATGAAAAGCGCTTTGACAACCCCAAAGCCTTTAAAGCCAACGCCAAACTCCTCGTGGGCGCACAAGGTGGCACCACCAACTTTTTCACCGCGGTCTACGAAGTACTAGACGGCAACGAAAAGAACCCACGCATCAAGCTGTACGACACCTTTGGCCTGTCCATGCAAGCCCTCAAAGCGGGTGACGTAGATATGGTGCTGACCGACAGCGCCTCATCGCAAGGCTATATCAAGGCCTTCCCCAACACCTACAAAGTGGTGGGCAAGCCCATGGGACACGAAGAGTTTGGCTTTATCTTCAAGCCCAAATCCAACCTGGTCGCGCCTATCAACGCAGCCATCAAGCAGCTCAAAGCAGACGGCACGTTTGACAAGCTGAACCAAAAATGGTTTGTGGACTACAAGCTGAACCAGTAA
- a CDS encoding VF530 family DNA-binding protein, with amino-acid sequence MTTPSSTPPAPPNPPAQARNPLHGVTLEMIVTALSEYYGWEELAQRIPIRCFALDPSVSSSLKFLRKTPWAREKVEGLYLFMQREQRRAGSRSQPSSRG; translated from the coding sequence ATGACCACGCCCAGTTCTACACCTCCTGCACCGCCCAACCCTCCTGCGCAAGCCCGCAACCCCTTGCACGGCGTGACGCTGGAAATGATAGTCACGGCCCTGTCGGAGTATTACGGTTGGGAGGAACTGGCGCAGCGCATTCCCATTCGCTGCTTTGCGCTGGACCCGAGCGTGAGTTCTAGCCTGAAGTTCTTGCGCAAAACGCCTTGGGCCCGCGAGAAGGTAGAGGGCCTGTACCTGTTTATGCAGCGCGAGCAGCGCCGCGCCGGTAGTCGCTCCCAGCCGTCTAGCCGTGGATAA
- a CDS encoding carbohydrate ABC transporter permease, whose protein sequence is MQPASSSSRSTSLKRGIGRAFTYATVGAWSLFTVFFVVWIVIASLKKTRDLFSEPWSLPLKPVWGNYVKTWVSSHFGDYFLNSLWVVSISVCMLLVVCVPAAYVLARARFRGREALANFFILGMGVPIPLLFVPLVVIMTTLRMGDSLSGLSVVYVALSVPFTIYVLMGFFASLPGEIESAAIIDGCSDFQTFWHVMMPLAMPGIATVAILNFVGLWNEYQLSLVLINSPENRTLSLGIYSLISSMQYSGGDWPGLFAGITIVMVPTIIMFVAMSERMISGITMGGVK, encoded by the coding sequence ATGCAGCCAGCATCTTCATCGTCCCGCAGCACCTCGCTCAAGCGTGGCATAGGGCGCGCCTTCACCTACGCGACGGTAGGCGCTTGGTCGCTATTCACCGTATTTTTTGTGGTGTGGATTGTGATTGCCTCACTCAAGAAAACCCGCGACCTGTTCAGTGAGCCCTGGAGCCTGCCGCTCAAGCCGGTGTGGGGCAACTACGTCAAGACGTGGGTGAGCAGCCATTTTGGGGACTACTTCTTGAACAGCTTGTGGGTGGTGTCCATTTCGGTTTGCATGTTGTTGGTGGTCTGTGTGCCAGCGGCCTATGTCTTGGCGCGTGCTCGCTTTCGGGGGCGTGAGGCACTGGCCAACTTCTTCATTTTGGGCATGGGTGTCCCCATTCCACTTTTGTTTGTGCCGCTGGTCGTGATCATGACCACATTGCGCATGGGCGATAGCCTGTCGGGCTTGTCCGTGGTGTACGTGGCTTTGTCAGTGCCATTCACCATCTATGTTCTCATGGGGTTTTTTGCATCCTTGCCGGGGGAAATCGAGTCGGCCGCCATCATTGACGGATGCTCAGACTTTCAAACGTTTTGGCATGTGATGATGCCCTTGGCGATGCCAGGCATTGCCACGGTAGCCATCCTCAATTTCGTGGGCTTGTGGAACGAATACCAGCTCTCATTGGTGCTCATTAACAGCCCGGAGAACCGCACGCTGTCGCTGGGCATTTACTCACTCATCTCATCGATGCAGTATTCGGGGGGCGATTGGCCGGGCCTGTTTGCCGGCATCACCATCGTTATGGTGCCCACCATCATCATGTTTGTGGCAATGTCAGAGCGCATGATTAGCGGCATCACCATGGGGGGCGTCAAGTGA
- a CDS encoding ABC transporter substrate-binding protein: MKTSTPQRWSTTKKVLLSSMLSAAALGVSAKELTFWSMWNEPEPQAKALRSVMAAYTKAHPDVTFKVVWNGRQNQTKLRGALQAGTKVDFMDQDGDQLYGGLQAAGAGLEITKDLDKAFKDSLLPGALDLYANNGKVYSVPYVYNTVNFWYNRDLMKKAGATPPKTWDELLNLCAAVQKVGKSALVIEGNVSDYNMLYFSHLLERTYGANSMAKLFEDKTGNGWTQAGVLEAAQMTRTLWDKGCISKDARGFQYPAGQQTIALGDTLGELVGSWLPTELSESAGKDFPWSAFNFPTVKNGKGKQTDLQVALLSMMVLKTAPNPKEAVDFIKFVAGEQAQKILVAEGQIGSTRKGVAWPAVLADAEKSAREATALSNFGGGLKMVYPEFTATVLAPEFNKMFLGEGTPQQLVATLAAKTKDFWANKK, encoded by the coding sequence ATGAAGACAAGTACACCACAGCGGTGGTCGACGACTAAAAAAGTGCTGCTTTCCAGTATGTTGAGCGCTGCTGCGCTGGGCGTTTCCGCCAAAGAGTTGACCTTTTGGTCGATGTGGAATGAACCTGAGCCGCAAGCCAAGGCTTTGCGCTCCGTGATGGCGGCTTACACCAAAGCGCATCCCGATGTAACTTTCAAGGTGGTTTGGAATGGTCGCCAAAACCAAACCAAGTTGCGCGGCGCTTTGCAAGCTGGCACCAAGGTGGACTTTATGGACCAAGACGGTGACCAGTTGTACGGTGGCCTGCAAGCCGCTGGTGCGGGACTGGAAATCACCAAAGACCTAGACAAAGCCTTTAAAGACAGCTTGCTACCCGGTGCATTGGATCTCTATGCCAACAACGGCAAGGTGTATTCCGTGCCGTATGTCTACAACACCGTCAACTTTTGGTACAACCGCGACCTCATGAAAAAGGCAGGTGCCACACCGCCTAAAACGTGGGATGAGTTGCTCAATCTGTGCGCTGCCGTTCAGAAGGTCGGTAAGAGCGCTTTGGTGATTGAAGGCAATGTGTCGGACTACAACATGCTGTACTTCTCACACCTGTTGGAGCGCACCTATGGCGCCAACAGCATGGCGAAGTTGTTTGAAGACAAAACGGGCAACGGCTGGACACAAGCAGGTGTGCTGGAAGCCGCCCAAATGACGCGGACCTTGTGGGACAAAGGCTGCATCTCCAAAGATGCCCGCGGTTTTCAGTACCCTGCTGGACAGCAAACCATTGCCTTGGGTGACACCTTGGGCGAGTTAGTCGGCTCTTGGCTGCCAACGGAGCTGAGCGAGAGCGCCGGTAAGGACTTCCCATGGAGTGCCTTTAACTTCCCGACTGTCAAAAACGGAAAAGGTAAGCAAACGGACTTGCAAGTGGCTTTGCTTTCCATGATGGTGTTAAAGACGGCTCCGAATCCTAAAGAGGCCGTGGACTTCATCAAGTTTGTGGCTGGCGAACAAGCGCAAAAAATCTTGGTGGCTGAAGGGCAAATTGGTTCCACGCGCAAAGGTGTGGCGTGGCCCGCCGTCTTGGCAGATGCTGAGAAGTCGGCCCGCGAAGCCACGGCCTTGTCCAACTTTGGGGGCGGTTTGAAAATGGTGTACCCCGAGTTCACCGCGACCGTGCTGGCACCTGAGTTCAACAAGATGTTCTTGGGCGAGGGAACACCTCAGCAATTGGTTGCCACTCTGGCAGCCAAGACCAAAGACTTCTGGGCCAACAAAAAGTAA